Proteins found in one Oncorhynchus mykiss isolate Arlee chromosome 3, USDA_OmykA_1.1, whole genome shotgun sequence genomic segment:
- the LOC110512327 gene encoding CD276 antigen homolog isoform X4: MCLSVYICFSGCMWSQYCLLPVSKNYVFLCVGKWHPSSTTTCTVIMISSVVTTTSLQPREVAAPGSDFTLNCSFPSSKNLNLNQLVINWQRGESEVVHSYYHGRDQLERQSGVYKGRTHLFEDQLTVGNASLRLSGVQPSDQGQYTCDVTDEQGGTLEKLQLLVAAELRLRVLDQSFTKSLTLHPPPVCCVMPAEKRSRFFMYPLLLMLLGLVLLLSWKRSEQETKKDKKTQE, encoded by the exons ATGTGTCTCtctgtatatatttgtttttcaGGCTGCATGTGGTCTCAGTACTGTTTATTACCAGTAAGTAAAAACTACGTATTTTTATGTGTTGGTAAATGGCATCCCTCATCGACGACCACGTGTACAGTGATTA TGATATCATCAGTGGTAACTACAACAAGTCTACAACCCCGAGAAGTGGCAGCTCCGGGCAGTGACTTCACCCTTAACTGCTCTTTCCCTTCGTCTAAAAATCTGAACCTCAACCAACTGGTCATCAACTGGCAGCGTGGAGAATCAGAGGTGGTTCACAGCTATTACCATGGGAGAGATCAGCTGGAAAGACAGAGTGGTGTTTACAAGGGACGCACTCATCTGTTTGAAGACCAGCTCACTGTGGGAAATGCCTCACTTAGACTGAGTGGTGTGCAGCCGAGTGACCAGGGCCAATACACCTGTGACGTGACAGATGAACAGGGAGGCACCCTGGAAAAGCTACAACTTCTAGTGGCAG CCGAGCTGAGACTGAGGGTTCTGGACCAGAGTTTCACCAAGTCTCTCACACTCCACCCACCACCAG TGTGCTGTGTGATGCCTGCCGAGAAGAGGAGCAGATTTTTTATGTATCCCCTGCTGCTTATGCTGCTGGGATTAGTGCTCCTGTTGTCCTGGAAGAGGTCTGAGCAGGAGACCAAAAAGGATAAGAAAACACAAGAATAG
- the LOC110512327 gene encoding CD276 antigen isoform X1 — translation MCLSVYICFSGCMWSQYCLLPVSKNYVFLCVGKWHPSSTTTCTVIMISSVVTTTSLQPREVAAPGSDFTLNCSFPSSKNLNLNQLVINWQRGESEVVHSYYHGRDQLERQSGVYKGRTHLFEDQLTVGNASLRLSGVQPSDQGQYTCDVTDEQGGTLEKLQLLVAAPYDEPRISAQATCDGFIVTLHASQGFPQPELVWKGVMDSNTTMELDSRGHYELKSEVTLWLNSTLTVTAELRLRVLDQSFTKSLTLHPPPVCCVMPAEKRSRFFMYPLLLMLLGLVLLLSWKRSEQETKKDKKTQE, via the exons ATGTGTCTCtctgtatatatttgtttttcaGGCTGCATGTGGTCTCAGTACTGTTTATTACCAGTAAGTAAAAACTACGTATTTTTATGTGTTGGTAAATGGCATCCCTCATCGACGACCACGTGTACAGTGATTA TGATATCATCAGTGGTAACTACAACAAGTCTACAACCCCGAGAAGTGGCAGCTCCGGGCAGTGACTTCACCCTTAACTGCTCTTTCCCTTCGTCTAAAAATCTGAACCTCAACCAACTGGTCATCAACTGGCAGCGTGGAGAATCAGAGGTGGTTCACAGCTATTACCATGGGAGAGATCAGCTGGAAAGACAGAGTGGTGTTTACAAGGGACGCACTCATCTGTTTGAAGACCAGCTCACTGTGGGAAATGCCTCACTTAGACTGAGTGGTGTGCAGCCGAGTGACCAGGGCCAATACACCTGTGACGTGACAGATGAACAGGGAGGCACCCTGGAAAAGCTACAACTTCTAGTGGCAG CCCCTTATGATGAGCCCAGGATATCCGCCCAAGCCACTTGTGATGGCTTCATTGTCACCCTCCATGCCTCTCAGGGGTTTCCCCAGCCAGAGTTAGTGTGGAAAGGTGTGATGGACAGTAACACCACTATGGAATTGGACAGCAGGGGGCACTATGAGCTGAAGAGTGAGGTGACACTGTGGTTGAACAGCACTCTGACTGTTACAGCCGAGCTGAGACTGAGGGTTCTGGACCAGAGTTTCACCAAGTCTCTCACACTCCACCCACCACCAG TGTGCTGTGTGATGCCTGCCGAGAAGAGGAGCAGATTTTTTATGTATCCCCTGCTGCTTATGCTGCTGGGATTAGTGCTCCTGTTGTCCTGGAAGAGGTCTGAGCAGGAGACCAAAAAGGATAAGAAAACACAAGAATAG
- the LOC110512327 gene encoding CD276 antigen isoform X2: MLPSRHMGLHVVSVLFITMISSVVTTTSLQPREVAAPGSDFTLNCSFPSSKNLNLNQLVINWQRGESEVVHSYYHGRDQLERQSGVYKGRTHLFEDQLTVGNASLRLSGVQPSDQGQYTCDVTDEQGGTLEKLQLLVAAPYDEPRISAQATCDGFIVTLHASQGFPQPELVWKGVMDSNTTMELDSRGHYELKSEVTLWLNSTLTVTAELRLRVLDQSFTKSLTLHPPPVCCVMPAEKRSRFFMYPLLLMLLGLVLLLSWKRSEQETKKDKKTQE, encoded by the exons ATGCTTCCTTCTCGGCACATGGG GCTGCATGTGGTCTCAGTACTGTTTATTACCA TGATATCATCAGTGGTAACTACAACAAGTCTACAACCCCGAGAAGTGGCAGCTCCGGGCAGTGACTTCACCCTTAACTGCTCTTTCCCTTCGTCTAAAAATCTGAACCTCAACCAACTGGTCATCAACTGGCAGCGTGGAGAATCAGAGGTGGTTCACAGCTATTACCATGGGAGAGATCAGCTGGAAAGACAGAGTGGTGTTTACAAGGGACGCACTCATCTGTTTGAAGACCAGCTCACTGTGGGAAATGCCTCACTTAGACTGAGTGGTGTGCAGCCGAGTGACCAGGGCCAATACACCTGTGACGTGACAGATGAACAGGGAGGCACCCTGGAAAAGCTACAACTTCTAGTGGCAG CCCCTTATGATGAGCCCAGGATATCCGCCCAAGCCACTTGTGATGGCTTCATTGTCACCCTCCATGCCTCTCAGGGGTTTCCCCAGCCAGAGTTAGTGTGGAAAGGTGTGATGGACAGTAACACCACTATGGAATTGGACAGCAGGGGGCACTATGAGCTGAAGAGTGAGGTGACACTGTGGTTGAACAGCACTCTGACTGTTACAGCCGAGCTGAGACTGAGGGTTCTGGACCAGAGTTTCACCAAGTCTCTCACACTCCACCCACCACCAG TGTGCTGTGTGATGCCTGCCGAGAAGAGGAGCAGATTTTTTATGTATCCCCTGCTGCTTATGCTGCTGGGATTAGTGCTCCTGTTGTCCTGGAAGAGGTCTGAGCAGGAGACCAAAAAGGATAAGAAAACACAAGAATAG
- the LOC110512327 gene encoding CD276 antigen isoform X3: protein MCLSVYICFSGCMWSQYCLLPRGESEVVHSYYHGRDQLERQSGVYKGRTHLFEDQLTVGNASLRLSGVQPSDQGQYTCDVTDEQGGTLEKLQLLVAAPYDEPRISAQATCDGFIVTLHASQGFPQPELVWKGVMDSNTTMELDSRGHYELKSEVTLWLNSTLTVTAELRLRVLDQSFTKSLTLHPPPVCCVMPAEKRSRFFMYPLLLMLLGLVLLLSWKRSEQETKKDKKTQE from the exons ATGTGTCTCtctgtatatatttgtttttcaGGCTGCATGTGGTCTCAGTACTGTTTATTACCA CGTGGAGAATCAGAGGTGGTTCACAGCTATTACCATGGGAGAGATCAGCTGGAAAGACAGAGTGGTGTTTACAAGGGACGCACTCATCTGTTTGAAGACCAGCTCACTGTGGGAAATGCCTCACTTAGACTGAGTGGTGTGCAGCCGAGTGACCAGGGCCAATACACCTGTGACGTGACAGATGAACAGGGAGGCACCCTGGAAAAGCTACAACTTCTAGTGGCAG CCCCTTATGATGAGCCCAGGATATCCGCCCAAGCCACTTGTGATGGCTTCATTGTCACCCTCCATGCCTCTCAGGGGTTTCCCCAGCCAGAGTTAGTGTGGAAAGGTGTGATGGACAGTAACACCACTATGGAATTGGACAGCAGGGGGCACTATGAGCTGAAGAGTGAGGTGACACTGTGGTTGAACAGCACTCTGACTGTTACAGCCGAGCTGAGACTGAGGGTTCTGGACCAGAGTTTCACCAAGTCTCTCACACTCCACCCACCACCAG TGTGCTGTGTGATGCCTGCCGAGAAGAGGAGCAGATTTTTTATGTATCCCCTGCTGCTTATGCTGCTGGGATTAGTGCTCCTGTTGTCCTGGAAGAGGTCTGAGCAGGAGACCAAAAAGGATAAGAAAACACAAGAATAG